ACAGCATCACGGTGGCGAGCGGGGCCAACGCTCGGCTCTCGGCAGCCGATTTGCCTGCCGACTTCTCCGGCGTGACCCACCTGCTGATGCAGCAGGAGATTCCGGAGGCCACGGTGCTGGCTGCCGCCCGGCGGGCCAGAGCGGCGGGCGCGCAGGTCATGCTCAACGCCGCCCCCGCCCGCGAACTGCCTGACGAACTGTGGCTGCTGCTGGACCTGCTGATCGTCAACGAGCACGAACTCGCCCAGCTTGCGGGCGGGCCGGAACATCAGGAAGAGGCGGCGGCCCGGTCATTGCTGGCGCGCGGTGTAGGGACAGTGATTGTCACGCTGGGCGGGCGCGGCTCCCTGGCCGTCACTCCAGATCAGGTGCTTGAGCAACCCGCACACAAAATCGAGGTGCTGGACACCACTGGCGCGGGTGACACCTTCTGCGGCGTGCTGGCAGCCTGGCTGGCGGGCGGCGTGGGGCTGGCCGACGCGCTCAAGGCTGCGAATGTGGCCGGGGCACTGGCCTGCACCAAGCTGGGGGCGCAGGCGGCCATGCCGACGGGAGAAGAGATCAAGGCAGCGCTCAAGAGTTGATTTCGGTAAGAAGGCTGTCTTGCTTGAACCGTGCCCCGCACATCCGGCACTGCCATACCACCGAATCGGGATCGG
This portion of the Deinococcus rubellus genome encodes:
- a CDS encoding ribokinase, translating into MTVLIVGSLNTDILVRVRQAPQPGETVLGDDAQIAPGGKGANQAVAAARAGASVAFCGAVGHDSFAPVPREALAAAGVDLTHLRELDVPSGVALITISDDGENSITVASGANARLSAADLPADFSGVTHLLMQQEIPEATVLAAARRARAAGAQVMLNAAPARELPDELWLLLDLLIVNEHELAQLAGGPEHQEEAAARSLLARGVGTVIVTLGGRGSLAVTPDQVLEQPAHKIEVLDTTGAGDTFCGVLAAWLAGGVGLADALKAANVAGALACTKLGAQAAMPTGEEIKAALKS